Proteins encoded by one window of Aphis gossypii isolate Hap1 chromosome X, ASM2018417v2, whole genome shotgun sequence:
- the LOC126552321 gene encoding uncharacterized protein LOC126552321 produces the protein MFPQVTVKKCPICSGYIVSNQMPEHLKKHSQEYQLKKNENISKPNKKTNLFDEFCTETSQEHQLQQNDINMPKANKRKISLFDEFCTETSQDQLEKNDSNVSKLNNKTDSIDEICTETSTNEKRVTNWTKSETLSLIEAYENNISIFECNSKKNRTGWIQVSKDLKKKQIEYTEDQCQGKFKYLLLCYKKKLDNRHKTGSANYEFDYFDELDGLFGRKPNIKSKYLASSSRIYNGLNEKGIFNEDNVSASTLHTSNTPPEAKKQKKKNPSVHEAAIQKRHDEKMAMSQLALDTY, from the exons ATGTTTCCTCAAGTCACAGTA AAAAAATGTCCAATTTGCAGTGGTTATATTGTTTCAAACCAAATGCCTgaacacttaaaaaaacatag CCAAGAATACCAActaaagaaaaatgaaaatatatctaaaccaaataaaaaaaccaatttattcgACGAATTTTGTACTGAAACAAG ccAAGAACACCAACTACAgcaaaatgatattaatatgccTAAagcaaataaaagaaaaatcagTTTATTTGATGAGTTCTGTACTGAAACAAG ccaAGACCAACTAGAGAAAAATGACAGCAATGTgtctaaattgaataataaaaccgATTCAATTGACGAGATCTGCACTGAAACAAG TACAAATGAAAAACGAGTAACAAATTGGACTAAGTCAGAAACACTTAGCCTTATTGAggcatatgaaaataatatttcgatatttgaatgtaattcaaaaaaaaatcgcacAGGTTGGATTCAAGTTTCAAAAGATTTAAAGAA AAAGCAAATTGAATATACTGAGGATCAATGTCaaggaaaatttaaatatttattattgtgttacaaaaaaaaacttgataaTAGACATAAAACAGGAAGTGCCAATTATGAGTTTGACTATTTTGATGAACTTGATGGGTTATTTGGCAGAAAACCAAACATCAAATCAAAGTATTTAGCATCTTCTAGTCGCATTTACAATG gcCTCAATGAAAAGGGTATCTTTAACGAAGATAATGTATCAGCTTCAACTCTACATACTTCAAACACTCCTCCAGaagcaaaaaaacaaaaaaaaaaaaatcccagtGTCCACGAAGCTGCAATTCAAAAGAGACACGATGAAAAAATGGCCATGTCTCAACTTGCACttgatacatattaa